Genomic DNA from Halorussus rarus:
CCTGGGGATACGGGACGTCGTCGTGCTGACGCCGTCAAGATATCGCCGACGCAGTCCGTCGGCAATGGAACGAAACGGCGAGGAGGAAGGTCGAGCTATCGGATGCGCGGCGACGCGAACCGGACGAGCAACCGACGATGTGCGCTGTCACCTGCCGGTTCTACAGCTATGAGAGTGGAGCACAGGATTGCGGAGTGGAGCGTAGAATTGCGGGCCAATAGGCTGCGACCGCCAACCGACGAGGAAGAACCAGACGACCGAGAGCAAAGACGACCGGATTCAGACGACCGCGTTCCACCACTGGTCGACGAGGAAGAACAGGCTGATGTAGCCCGCGTAGAGCAGCACCAGGACCGAGGCGGTTATCGACCCCTTGGGGCTGGTGATCTTCTCGTCGCGCCGGAGTTCGACCTCCTTGGACTCGAACTCGAAGAAGTCGGTGATGAACAGCCCGAGGACGAGCGACGAGAGGACCATGCCGGCGTGGTGGTGGAGCGTCAGCAGGTAGAACGACCCGAGCACGAGGACGACGTTCGACAGCTCGTGGAGCCAGTTGCGGTCGAGCTCCTCCTCGCGGTCGTCGCTCCGCGCCTGCTTGCGGTAGTCCCGGTACGCCCACCAGCGCGTGCCCATGTTGACCAGCACGAGCGCGAACACCACGTACTCGACGTAGGGTTCGAGCACGTCGATGGGTCCGAGCAGTGACAGCGGTTCCATACACGATATTCGGAAAGCCGACGTATTATATCCTTTCCATTGGTCCTCGGATCGCCGTCGCCCGCCGGCTACCGCTCGAAGAAGGGCCGGCTATCGGCGACCCGGACCAGGTCGAGGTGACCGTCCTCGCGGACCGAGACCGGCGTGTGGGGCCGGACCCGCCGGACCGCCTCGTCGTCGAGCAGCAGCGACACCGCGCCCTCGTCGCGCTCGACCGTGAGTTCCACCGGTCGGTCGGCCGACACCACCCAGTGGTCGACGTTCACCGCGAACGGCGCGACCGGGACGACCCCGACCACGCCCGACGCGGGTTCGAGCAGCGGGCCGCCCGCGCTCCGGCCGTAGCCGTGGCTCCCGGTCGGCGTCGAGACGGCCACGCCGTCGGCGCGGAACCGCGCGACCCGCTCGCCCCGGGACCGGACGCCGTACTCGGAGATGCGGGCGGGCTCCGTCGTCACCAGCATCACGTCGGCCAGCGCGCGCCCGACGCGCTCGCCCCCGACCGAGACCCCGAGGACCGCTCGCGGTTCGGTCTCGAACTCGCGCGCGAGCAGGGCGTCGATGGCCGACAACGAATCGTCCCCGCCGTCGACCGCCCGGTCCCCGGCGATTCCGCCGTAACCCGGCCCGGCGTCGACCGGTAGAACGGGCGCGTCCACCTCCGCGCGGACCAGCTTCAGCAGCGCCGACTCGCCGACCGCGGCGACCGCGTCGGGGTCGGCCGCGACCACCTCGCTCGCGGGACCGTCGACAACCGACGCCTCGTCCGCGACCGCGTCGCGGATCCGGTCCGCGAGCGCGCCCTCGCCAACGATTCCGAGCGTCATCCCCGTCCGGCCTCCTCGGCGTTCGCGCTACCCATTGGTACCTCCTTGCGTCGCCATCTGTGAAAAGCATACGGAGTCGGCTGGCCGGCGGCCCCGCGACGCTATCCGTCGTACGGCCAGTCGCCGATGATCTTCATCCCCTCGGCCTGGTCCTCGGCCTCGAGGGCGGCCGCGATCTCCTCGGGCTCCTTGTGCTCTACGTCGAACTCCTGGCTCGCGAGCCGGACCGTCAGCTCGGTCAGCAGTATCGCCTGCTCGCGGAGGTCCCGGACCTCGAGCTTGTCGAGCGTGTCGGCGTAGGTGTGGCCCCACCCGCGGCCCTCGTCGCCGGTCTCGCTCATGACGTGGTAGCCCGGCACGCCCCACTGGACGTACGGCCAGTGGTCGCTGTGCGGGCCCTGCTCGGGGATAGTCGTCACCGGGTGGCCGAAGTCGTCGCCGACCGCCTCGGCCGCCTCGTCGAGCGCGTCGAAGCCGTGCGTGTGGAACGAGAGCGTCCGCCCGCGGACCACCCCGTCGTTGTTCACGATGGCCTTGATGTCGTCGAGGTCCCGGCTCTCCGCGTCTCGGCCCGACCCGACCAGCCCGACCTCCTCGGCCCCGTAGGCGATGAAGTGGACCCTCGTGTCGAGTTCGTCCTCGCGGGCCGCGAGCGCCCTCGCCATCTCGACCACCATCGCGGTGCCGGCGCCGTTGTCCATCGCGCCCTCGGCGATGTCGTGAGCGTCGACGTGGCTGGTCACCAGGACCTCCTCGTCGGTGTCGGGACCGAGTTCGGCGTGGACGTTCCGGCTGGTCGCCTCGGAGGCATCTGCCTCGACGGCCACCTCGACCTCCTCGCCCTCCCACCGCCGCGCGAGCCGGGCGCCGACCTCCTTGCTGACGCCGACCGCCGGCACGTCGCCGATGGGGTCCTCGTCGGTGCCGACGCTGCCGGTCGGCGGGAGACACCCCTCCACGTGGTTCCGGAAGACGAACGCGGCCGCGCCGGCCTCGACGGCGTGGTAGTACTTCTCCCGGCGGTGGACGAACCGGTCGTAGTAGTCCGGGACGTTCGAGGCGGCCATCACGACCTTGCCGGAGAGGTCCGCGTCCTCGAAGTCCTCGGGCAGCCCGTGGCCGAGGTCCACGAGTTCGCCCGCCGCGGTCTCGGCGGGGCTCCGCGGGAGTGCGATGCAGTCCTGGACGGTGTCGCCGGCCCGGACCGCGCTGTCGCCGCGGGTCCAGCCCTGGACGTCGAACTCATCGAGGCGGGCGTTCCGGGCGCCGACGCGGTCGAGCGCCTCGCGCGCGAGCTCGGCGGCCTCGCGCTCGCCCTCGCTGCCGGCCATCCGGTCGCCGACGTCGACCAGCGACTCCAGGAGGTCCCATCCGGCGTCGCTTGCGAACGTCTCGCCGATCCACTGTGTCATACCACCGCATGAATCGGGTGACGGCGTAAGTTTTTCGAATCGAAAGTTCCGACGATTCGTCACTCGAACCCGGTTCTCGCCAACGACTCCTAGAAGATTCGGGGAGGAGCTTTTAAAGACGGTGGCCAGTTTAAGACATTTTGAGCCTCCAACAATACTTTATAACGATGGAGGCACATTTTGCCATAGACGGTCGGTGATCGACGATATGGCAATACAGGCACCCGACGTGACCCGCGTGGTCGAACCGGACGGAACCGTCGACGAGCGAACGGTCCCCGACCTCACAGAGTCGGCGGTGACCGACCTCTACCGGCTCCAGGTACTCGCCCGGACGTTCGACGAGAAGGCGGTGAAACTCCACCGCCAGGGGCGTATCGGGACGTACGCGCCCCTCCAGGGCCAGGAGGCCGCCCAGGTGGGCGCGGCCTTCGCGCTCTCGGAGTCGGACTACTGCTTCCCGACGTACCGGGACCACGCGATGTACCTCACGCGGGGGCTCGAACTCGAGGACGTGCTGGTCCACCTGCTCGGCGAGGGCAACTACGTCGACCGCGAGGACTCCGAGGGCCTCCGGACGTTCCCGCCGACCATCCCCATCGCGACCCAGTTGCCCCACGCGGTCGGCACGAGCATGGCGGCCGACTACCGGGGCGACGACTCCGCGACCCTGGTCAGCTTCGGCGACGGCGCGACCAGCGAGGGCGACTTCCACGAGGGGATGAACTTCGCCGGGGTCTTCGAGACCCCGACGGTGTTCTTCTGCCAGAACAACCAGTGGGCCATCTCGGTCCCGCGCGAGCGCCAGACCGCCTCGGCGACCATCGCCCAGAAGGCCCACGCGTACGGCTTCGACGGGGTCCGCGTCGACGGGAACGACGTGCTCGCGGTGTACGGCGCGGTCCGGGACGCCCTCGACGCCGCGAAGGACGGCGAGGGGCCGCGGCTCATCGAGGCGGTCACCTACCGCCGGGGCGCCCACACCACCACCGACGACCCCTCGAAGTACCGCGACGACGAGGAGGTCGAGGAGTGGCAGCAGAAGGACCCGCTCGAGCGCACCCGCGACTACCTCGAGGAGGCCCACGACTGGGGCGACGACGACGAGCGGGAGGTCCGCGAGTGGGCCGACGACCGGGTCGCCGAGGCGGTCGTGAACGTCGAGGACCGCACCGGCATGGACGTCGACGACATCTTCGAGCACGTCTACGCCCGGACGCCCGAAACGCTGCGGCGCCAGCGCCGCGAGGTCGTCGACGAACCGGAGGTCGAGCGGTAGTCGGGGACGGCGGTCCGGCAGTCGGGGCCGGGTCTCCGTCGCGGAGTCGCCCCGGCCCGCGGCCGCGTTCAGGTGGCTTTTTACTATTCGACCCGCAAGGTCCGGGTATGACAGTAGCGGACGACTCATCGGAAGAGCACGGCCACCACCTGCCGGCCGTCGAGGACTGGCCGCGCGGGTTCGGCGAGGCGAGCTGGTGGCCCTTCGTCACCGCGCTGGGCGGTGCGGGCATCTACATCGGGGCCGCCCTGTTCCTGCTCGGGCGGGGCCAGCAGCCCGTCGTCGACCCGATCTACGGTCCCGTGGCGTTCGTCGGGGCGGTCACCCTGTTCCTCGTGGGCCTGTACGGGTGGGTCTACCACGCCTTCGTCAAGGCGTTCTGGTCGAGCGACGGCCACGGCGGCAACGCGCTCAAGTGGGGCATGGTACTGTTCCTCGGCTCCGAGATGGCGACGTTCGGCGCCGGGTTCGTCTACTACTTCTGGATCCGCGTGGGAACGTGGTCGACCGAAGGGCTCCCGCACCTGCTCGGGTCGCTGGTACTCATCAACACCGCGCTGCTGGTGCTGTCCAGCATCACGCTCCACTGGGCCCACGTGGAACTCCGGAAGGACAACCGCCAGAACTTCCTCGTCGGGCTCGCGGCCACGCTGGTGCTCGGTATCGTCTTCATCGGCGGGCAGGTGTACGAGTACTACCAGTTCATCCAGCACGAGGGCTTCAACCTCGGGTCCGGAATCTTCGGTAGCGCCTTCTACGCGCTGACCGGCCTCCACGGGCTCCACGTCTCGATGGGCGCGGTCCTGCTGGGCATCGTGTTCGTCCGCGCGCTGTACGGGCAGTACACCGCCGACCAGGACCTGTCGGTCACGACGGTCTCGATGTACTGGCACTTCGTCGACGCGGTCTGGATCTTCCTCGTCGTCGTGCTGTACGCCGGCGCCGAGATCGCGGTCTGATAGGGTCGGTCGTGACCATTTTCGGCACGGGCGCTCCACCAACCGTTTTTCGGTCGTGAAATATTCCGCCGCCGGATTTTGACCGATACAGAATTACGACCGACCCTACGAGCCGCCGAGAGGCGATTCGGCTCCGGTCTTTTTCTCCTTCCGCCCCGTCGATCCGGGCGATGGGGCCCACCTACAACTTCGGCGCGTACCACTGGCGACGCCGCTTCCGTCGCATCGCGTCGGCGCTCGCACTCGCGGCGGCGAGCCGACTGCTGTGGCGCCGCGGTCGCTCGACCCGCCCCGCGGCGATTCTCCTCGCGCTCGCGGCCGTGTGGCGCGGCTACGCTCCGGTCAGGCGGCTCCTCTCGCCGCCGCCCTGGACGGTCGAGCGGGAGAAGTACGACGCGCTCGGCCGGGCGCTCCCCGTCGCCGACGCCGACCTCGTGGTCGACGTGGGCTGTGGCACCGGTCGCTCGCTGGTCGGCCTCGCACCGTGGCTCCCCGACGACGCCACCGTCGTGGGGCTCGACGTGTTCGATTCGCGGATCATCCTCGGGAACGGTCCCGCGCTCGCCCGCCGGAACGCGGCGCGGGCCGGCCTCGATGTCGCGCCCGTGGCGGGCGATGCGAGCAGGCTCCCCCTCGGGGACGACACCGCCGATGCGGTCACGGCCTGCCGGGTCCTCCACGACCTGCCGCGGGCCGACGCCGAGCGCGCGCTGGCCGAAGCCCGCCGCGCGTGTCGGCCCGACGGGGTGGTCGGCGTCCTGGAGCTTCCGCTGACCCACGGCGCGGACGCCGACCCGGTGGACTACTGGCGGGGGCTGGTCGACGCGGCGGGGTTCGACGTCCGGCGCGCGGAGCCCGTCACCGGCGACGGCGCCGGAACGGAGTACGTGGTCGTCGTCGCCGAGCCCGGCCCGACGGCCGACTGAGCGCTATCTCCCGAGTAGCTATCGACTGCTGGGAGTACGGTGTAACGAAAAGGGAGCGGTGTCGAGAGAAGCGAGGCGGAGCGGCGCGACGTCAGGCCGAACTGTTGCCCTGCTGCTCGTCGAGCCAGTCCTGGTACTCCTCCTGGGTCACGACCTCGACCTCGCCGAGCATCTTCGAGTGGCCCACGCCGCAGTACTCCGCGCAGTAGAGCTGGTAGGTGCCCAGGCTGGTGGGCTTGGTCTTGATGGTGTTGTGCGTGCCGGGGACGGCGTCCTGCTTCAGGCCCATCTCGGGCACGTGGAGGGCGTGCAGCCAGTCGTTCGACGTGACGTTGAGGTAGACGTTCTTCCCCCGCGGCAGGACGAGCGTGCCGGTCGTCGAGACGTTGGCGTCCTGGTAGTTGTAGTTCCAGAGGTACTTCTGGCCGACGACCTCGACCTCGACCGCCTCGTCGGTCGGCTGGTAGGCGCTCTCGGGCTGGGCGACGTACTCGTTGGCCATCACGCCGTAGGAGGCGTACCCGACGACCAGCAGGACCAGCGCGGTCGCGATGGTCCACGAGATCTCGAGCCGCCGGTTCTCCTTGGTCGGCTTGGGGTCGTCGTTCTTCCGGTACTTCCACACGGTGTAGACGAGGATGCCCTCGACCAGCACCGTGATGGGTATCGCCATGTACAGCAGCTGGGTGTTCAGCGACTGTATCAGCGCCTCCGTCGTGGAGTCGTACCCTTGCGCGAGCACCGGGTCGGCGAACAGGGCGAGCCCCGCGATCCCCAGTAGCGTTGCGAACGCTGTCCGCTTTGCACTCATGTCGGTGAGGAATTGGGACGAGACTCATAAATACCTACTGACTTCCCGATTCGAGACGTCGGATTCGACGGGCCGTCCGCCCCGCGATTCGGTTCTTCTAAATACGACGAGTCCCCACAACCGACTAGGAGATTCTCGTGACCGGACACACGCCTCGGCGGTTCGTCACGATGCTCGCCGGCACGGCGCTGGGCGTCTACCTGCTGGTGGTCGTCGGCGCGACCACGGCCCTGACCGACGCCGCGGCCGCCTGCCCGACGTGGCCCGCGTGCAACGGTCGCTGGCTGGTCCCGCTCGACCGGCCGACGCTCGCGGTTGCCTGGGGCCACCGGGTCGCCGCGCTGGTCGTCGGCACCGGGCTCGCGGTCACGACCGCGCTCGCGTGGACCGGCGACGCCGACCGCCGGGTCCGGACCGCGCTCGCGACCTCGGCGGTGCTCTACCCCGCCCAGGTCGCACTGGGCGCGTTCGCCGCGACGACAGGCACGCCGGCGCTGCTGTCGGCGGTCCACCTCGTCGGCGGCATGGCCATCTTCGGCGGCATCGTCCTCGCGCTCGCGTGGACGCTCGAACCCGAGACGTTCGACGAACCCACCGGCGTCGCGGACCCGGACGAGGTTCCCGACGCCGCGGAGTCCGGTCCCGCGCCGACCGCCGACCTCCCCGGTGGTCCGCTGGCCCGCGCGAAGCGCACCGGGTTCGCCTACTTCCGGCTGATGAAGCCCCGGCTGATGTGGCTGCTCTGTCTGGTCGCCTCGGCCGGGATGGCGCTGGCCGCCGGCCCCGCACTGGAGGTCGAGACGGTCGTCGCCACCCTCACCGGCGGCGTGCTATCCATCGGCGCCTCGGGCACGTTCAACCACGTCCTCGAGCGCGACGTCGACCGGAAGATGAACCGGACCGCCGACCGCCCCGCGGCGACCGACCGGACCCCGGTCCGGAACGCCGTGGCGTTCGGCCTCGGGCTGGCCGCGCTCTCGCTGGTCGCGTTCCTGACGGTCAACGTGCTGGCGGCCGCGCTCGGGATGTTCGCCATCCTGTTCTACAGCGTCATCTACACGCTGGTGCTCAAGCCCAACACCGTCCAGAACACGGTCATCGGCGGCTTCGCCGGCGCGCTGCCCGCCCTCATCGGCGGGGCCGCGGTCACGGGCGAGATCGGCCTCCCGGCTATCGTGCTCGCCGGGGTCATCTTCCTGTGGACGCCCGCCCACTTCTACAACCTCGCGCTGGCGTACAAGGACGACTACGCCCGCGGGGGCTTCCCGATGATGCCCGTGGTCCGGGGCGAGGCCGTGACCCGCAAGCACATCCTGCTGTACCTCGGCGCGACCCTGCTGGCGGCGGGCCTGCTCTCGGCCGTCACCACGCTCGGCCTGCTCTACGCCGCAACCAGCGTCGCCTTCGGCGGCGTCTTCCTCTGGACGGTCGTCCGCCTCCACAACGAGCAGACCGAGCAGGCGGCGTTCCGGTCGTTCCACGCCTCGAACGCCTATCTGGGCGCACTGCTGCTCGCGGTCGTCGCCGACGCGCTGGTGTTCTGACCTCGGCAGAAACGGACTCTACGACACTCGACTCAGACCATGACCCGAACGCTCGGCTTCGACGTCGGTCGACTCCGCCCGAGTCGCGACGCTCTGCTGTGGGCCGGACTTTTGATCAACACCGAACTCATCCTGACGTTCGCGTACCTGCTGCTCGCGGACGTGACCGTGACCGAGTGGCGGTACCTCGTCTTCCCGTTCGTCTGGCTCAACGTCAGCGCGTGGGCGCTGGTCCGGACCGACCCGGCGGCCCAGTCGCCGCGCGACCGCTACGTCGCGGCGGCGATGGCCGTCGGCTACTTCGGGCTGCTGGCGTACGCGGGCGGCATCGTCGGGCCCGGCGGGCACCACGCGCTCGGCTGGCGGGTCGCGTGGCTCCCGCCCGGATGGGGGCCGGCGCTGCTGTACACCGGCTCGGCGGTCAAGCTCTCGGTGATGCCGTACAAGCTGGTGGGCTACCTCACCCTCGCGTACCTCGTCTACGACACGGTGCTGGAGGCAGCGGGGTCGGCGGTGTCGGGGCTGCTCGGCCTGGTCTCGTGCGTCAGCTGCACGTGGCCGGTCGCCGCGACGCTGGCGGCCGGCGTCGTCGGGAGCGGCACCGCGGTGGCGGCCGCGGCCAGCGAGTGGTCGTACACCCTCGGGACGGTCGCGTTCGTCGTCACCGTGGCGCTGCTCCGGTGGCGCCCCTCCTTCGGCGGGCGGTTCTGACCGCCGCGGAGACGAGATTATTTTGCGTGATAATGACGGACAACTATAATTGACTCCGCGTCAGACGTTCGTCTGACGACCATGTCTCCGCCCGGCGACGACGCCCGACGGTTCGCCGCGATGCTGGCCGACAACGCCGACCACTCATCGGTCACGGCCGATCGGCTCGCGGGCACGACCGACGGCGTCGCGGACCTCGAGTCGGCGCTCGTCACCCACCTCGCGGACGGCGAGCGCCCGCGGTTCTGCTTCGAGGCCGCCCGGGAGGGCGTCGGCCTCGGAGACCCCGACGACACGGTCGACCCCGAGCGCGGCGGGGCATTCCTGTTCACCGACCTCCGGGTGTACCTCCAGCTGGGCGTCGGCGAGACCGGCGACAAGTCGCTGAGCCTCCCCTACGGCGACATCGACGGCGTGGGTCACCGCGACGGGCCGAAGCGCCACCGCATCGACCTGTCGGTCGCCGACACGGCGTACTACCTCTGGATTCCGGGCCGGTTCGACGCCGACGACGTGGCCCGGGCCGCGGAATACGCCACCTACCGACGGAAGGCCGAGACGCCGGACACCGGCGGCGGCGACGTGTCCCGAACCGAGAGCCAGACCGTCGAGGAGCGGCTCCGCCGGCTCGGCGACGCCCACTCGCGCGGGCTCATCTCGACCGAGGAGTTCGAGCGCCGGAAGCAGAACCTCAAGGAGTACGACGAGTAGCGAATCGAACGGCTTACCAGCCGACCGCAACAATCTCCGCCCATGAGCGAGGTACTCGTCGCCGAGGACCTCCGGAAGTCCTACGGCGACGCGACGGCGCTCGACGGCGTCTCGCTGTCGGTCGGCGAGGGCGAGGTGTTCGCGCTCATCGGGCCGAACGGTGCCGGCAAGACCACGCTGGTCCGGTCGCTGACCGGGACGACCGACCCGGATGCGGGGTCGGTGTCGGTGTTCGGGACCGACCCGACCGCGGTCGACCGCCAGCGGCTCGGCCTGCTCCCCCAGTCGTTCGACCCGCCCGAGCGGCTCACCGCGCGCGAGCTCGTCGACTACTACGCCGGCCTCTACGACGAGGCCCGCGACCCGGAGGCGGTGCTCGCGGAGGTCGGGATGGCCGACGCCGACGCGACCTGGTACGAGAACCTCTCGGGCGGCCAGCGCCGCCGGACCTGCGTCGGCACCGCGCTGGTCAACGACCCCGACCTGCTCTTCCTCGACGAGCCCACCACGGGCATCGACCCCGCGGGCCGGCGCGCGCTCTGGACCCTCATCGAGGACCTGGCCGACCGCGGGACCACGGTGTTCCTGACGACCCACTACATGGAGGAGGCTCACCGGCTCGCCGACCGGGTGGCCCTGCTGGCCGACGGCGAGGTCGCGGCGGTCGGCACCCCGACGGACCTGGTTGCCGAGCACGGCGGCCGGACGCGGGTGGTCGTCGAGACCGAGCGCAGCGGTGAAGCGGCGGTCGAGGCGCTCGCCGACACCGACTTCGAGGCCGAGGTGACCGACGAGGGGCTGGTCGTCGCGGGCGTCGCCCCCGAGGACATCGGCGACGTGGTCGAGGCCCTGAACGACGCGGGCGTCGCCTACGAGTCGCTGACCTGGAAGGAGCCCGACCTCGAGGACGCCTTCCTCCGGCTGACCGGGCGGTCGGTCGCGGGCGGCACGGACGCTACGGTCGGTCGGGAGAGCGACCTGGCTGGTCAGGAGCGCGGCGACAGCGAAACCGCCCTCGCGGGAGGCGAGCGATGACTACCGCGGGTCGGGTCCGGGCGGAGGCCAGCGCGGCGTGGCGGTCGTTCACCCGGCGGCGGACCGCGGTGTTCTTCACGTTCTTCTTCCCGGTCATCCTCATCCTCATCTTTGCGGTGCTGGTCCAGACCAACCCGGGCGGCGGCGGCCTATTCGCCCAGCCGCCGGGCTACTACCTGCCTGGCTACCTCGCGGTCGTGGTGCTGTTCACGCCGCTCTCGCGGGTCGGCTCGGAGGTCGCGCGCCACCGCGAGGGCAACCGGTTCGAGAAGCTGGCGACCACGCCGCTGGGCCGGGCCGAGTGGCTGCTGGCCCACACGCTGGTCAACGTCGCCATCATCGGCATCGCGGGGCTGCTCATCCTCGGGCTGATGGCGCTGGTGACCGGCACCGCGAGCCTGGCGCTCGGCCCGGCGAACCTCGCGCTCGTCGCGGTGCTCGTCGCGTTCGCGGTCGCGCTGTTCTGCGGTCTCGGCGCGGTGCTCGGCGGCCTGGCCGACTCTCAGGACGGCGTCATCGCCGCGAGCAACACCATCGCGCTCCCGCTGCTGTTCCTCTCGGACACGTTCGTCTCGCCGGGGCTGCTGCCGGGGTGGTTCCGGCCCGCGATGAACCTCTCGCCGCTGACCTACTTCGCCCGGGGAGTCCGTGACCTGACATATCAGTCCGGCGTGGTGGGCGCCGATCCGCTGGTCGCAGGCTGGGGGGCGAACCTCGCGGTGCTGGCCGCGCTCACTCTGGTGTTCTTCGCTGCCGGGGCGTACGCGATTCCCCGGACGGACTGAGGAAATCGGACGCCGCCGTGTCGTCCTTTCGCGCTCGACCGATTTTTCACCGCTGGCGCGCGCTGGCGGACCCTCGTGGTCCGCCAGTGCGTGCGAGGGATGACTGAGCGATCGGAGGGAGCGAAGGAAGAGGCTGGGGAGGGACGAGGCTCGCGGTCGCGGTGCGGGGCGGTGCGGGACAGAGGTGACGGCAGTAGCTAGCTCCACCGAATCAGTCGTCTTCGGAATCGAATTGACCGCACTCTCTACCGTCGCAGCGAAAATACGAACGGCGCAACCGCGGCCATGTACTCGTCGACGCCGTAGACGTGGTTGAGCATCAGGTACGTCACGATGCCGAGCGCGAGGCTCAGACTCCACGCGCCGGCCGCCCAGCGGCCGACCTTCGCGTGAGCGGTGTCCCGGAGCTCCGCGGGCGTGTGGGTCAGTCCGAGCACGACGGCGTGGAGCACCACGGGGACCGCGACCACCGACAGCACGATGTGGATCGCCAGCATCGCGAGGTAGGCGTAGTAGACCGGCCCGGTCACGGCGATGGACTTCTCGCCGCCCCCGCCGACCTTCACGAGGTAGAGCACCAGGAAGGCAAGGATGAGGGTGAACGCGGTCAGCATCGCGGCGCGGTGCTTGCGGACCTCGCCCTTGCGGATCCAGCGCCACCCGAGCAGCAGCGATGTGAGCGCGACGGTGTTCACGACCGCGATGGCGTGGCTCAGCAGGTCCACGGTCGGGCGTTCGAGCTCCGGGTAGATGGGGAGGAGGCCGGCGAACGTCCCGAGCACGAGCACGTAGCCGAGTATCGAGAGGACCGCAGTCGCGGCGCGCGGGTTGTCCTTCACCCGGCGCTTTGCGGTTGTGGTCGCCATGTCCGGTCGTTGGGACTATCGACTCAAGTGTATTGCTGTCCGTCCTCGAACGATTTTGGAAGTTCGAGTTGCCACGTGCAGATCATTTTCCGACACCACTCGACGGTGAGCGGACGGACGACACCACGAAGCTAGCTACTGCCGTCACCGATGAGTTTCCGCACCGCCCCGCACCGCGACGGCCTCACCCCTCCCCAGCCGCCTGCGCTTCTCGGCCTCCACTCCGTTCCGGCCTGCGATGCTCGTCCCTCGCACACGTCGGCGCGGC
This window encodes:
- a CDS encoding SHOCT domain-containing protein, producing MSPPGDDARRFAAMLADNADHSSVTADRLAGTTDGVADLESALVTHLADGERPRFCFEAAREGVGLGDPDDTVDPERGGAFLFTDLRVYLQLGVGETGDKSLSLPYGDIDGVGHRDGPKRHRIDLSVADTAYYLWIPGRFDADDVARAAEYATYRRKAETPDTGGGDVSRTESQTVEERLRRLGDAHSRGLISTEEFERRKQNLKEYDE
- a CDS encoding ABC transporter ATP-binding protein; the encoded protein is MSEVLVAEDLRKSYGDATALDGVSLSVGEGEVFALIGPNGAGKTTLVRSLTGTTDPDAGSVSVFGTDPTAVDRQRLGLLPQSFDPPERLTARELVDYYAGLYDEARDPEAVLAEVGMADADATWYENLSGGQRRRTCVGTALVNDPDLLFLDEPTTGIDPAGRRALWTLIEDLADRGTTVFLTTHYMEEAHRLADRVALLADGEVAAVGTPTDLVAEHGGRTRVVVETERSGEAAVEALADTDFEAEVTDEGLVVAGVAPEDIGDVVEALNDAGVAYESLTWKEPDLEDAFLRLTGRSVAGGTDATVGRESDLAGQERGDSETALAGGER
- a CDS encoding ABC transporter permease, which encodes MTTAGRVRAEASAAWRSFTRRRTAVFFTFFFPVILILIFAVLVQTNPGGGGLFAQPPGYYLPGYLAVVVLFTPLSRVGSEVARHREGNRFEKLATTPLGRAEWLLAHTLVNVAIIGIAGLLILGLMALVTGTASLALGPANLALVAVLVAFAVALFCGLGAVLGGLADSQDGVIAASNTIALPLLFLSDTFVSPGLLPGWFRPAMNLSPLTYFARGVRDLTYQSGVVGADPLVAGWGANLAVLAALTLVFFAAGAYAIPRTD
- a CDS encoding DUF420 domain-containing protein: MATTTAKRRVKDNPRAATAVLSILGYVLVLGTFAGLLPIYPELERPTVDLLSHAIAVVNTVALTSLLLGWRWIRKGEVRKHRAAMLTAFTLILAFLVLYLVKVGGGGEKSIAVTGPVYYAYLAMLAIHIVLSVVAVPVVLHAVVLGLTHTPAELRDTAHAKVGRWAAGAWSLSLALGIVTYLMLNHVYGVDEYMAAVAPFVFSLRR